GTTCATCAGTAGGTTTTCGAGAGAGTTGCCATGGGCAGTTGCAATAAGCTGTACTCCTCGTTCAGCAATTGTTCGTGCTGCAAATGCTTCGGCTTCTGTGCCAATTTCGTCAATAACTATGACCTCGGGCATGTGATTTTCAACTGCTTCGATCATGACCGCATGTTGGAGCTCGGGTGACATAACTTGCATGCGGCGAGCGTGTCCAATGGCTGGATGGGGTATATCTCCGTCGCCAGCTATTTCATTTGAGGTATCCACGACGACGACGCGCTTTTTGAACTCGTCGCTTAGGACGCGGGCAACTTCGCGTAGCTTGGTAGTTTTTCCGACGCCTGGACGACCTAGCAAAAGGATGCTCTTACCGCTCTCCACGACGTCGCGAATTATGTCTATGGTGCCATATACAGCACGGCCAATTCGGCATGTAAGGCCGACTATCTTTCCTTGGCGGTTGCGTATGGCAGAAATGCGGTGTAAAGTGCGCTCGATTCCAGCTCTATTGTCTTTTCCGAATGCCCCAACCCGGGAGACTACATAGTCGATATCCTCAGAAGTAACTTCTATATCGCAAAGCTCCAACACCCTAAGTGGGAACCGGGCCTCGGCAGGCCGGCCGAGGTCAAGAACAATCTCCAGCAGCTCGTCCAGGTCTGGTTGGTCCTGAAGGCAAGCACGAATGTGCGTCGGCAGGACATCGAGTAGCTGATCGAGGTTGTCAGTAATTTGCTCCTGGCGCATGCGCGTCCTTTCCATTGAAATGTCTAATGATCAAAGGGGGTGCGCATCCCAAAAATTCCTTACCCAATATGCGCCGTTTACACAACTATGTTCCGCAAACTCTACGAAATTCCTGCAGAATTTGATAGCACATCAGCAATAATAGCAAGAGAGCGAACCTATTCTAAAGTCCGCTCTCTATGTCTTACATTATTCGCCACTTAAAAGTTGCATTAATTATTAGCTGGTTTTGGCCCAGACATGCGGCACCATACATTTCCAACGTAGCCGAGTTCATCAACGTTGTTATCCTTAAAAAGATAACGCTCATTTGTCATTGCACTTACGTGGCCGTCAATCCAGAGCACGTTGTTCAGGCCGTTGTGCCGTCCTGGTGGTGCTATGTAGTTCAAAGGCGGATTTGGTGTGGCAGCGAAGAATGTACCTTTTTGTCCGCCAGGCCAGCATGTTTCGGCTATTCGCACTGTTTGTGCGGGATAGCGTACCTTGCTTAATGGTACGACTCGAGCATCGCTTCCATCGGGTTTGTACCAGCCGCCGCAGTAGACGTTCATGCCATATGAGCGTTCCGCAGACCAGGAGGCTACTTCGTCCGCCTCAAAGCTTGGGCATCTGTAGATTTTTCCCAGGTTCGTGCCCGTCATCCTACCCCCTTCGATTTGTTTTAGATAGGGGTCAAGTAGTTGCGGCCAGTGGGCTCCTGCCCAGTCGAAAGGTGCGCCCCATGGAACGAGGACGTCATCCCAGTCAGACTGGTACATTTCGGCGGCTACGCCGAGCTGCTTTAGGTTGTTGGCACAAGTTGTCTGCATTGCCCTCTCTCGAGCTTTCGCGAACACAGGGAATAATATTGCCGCGAGAATGATAATAATTGCTATGACCACAAGCAACTCGATGAGGGTAAAGCCTTTCTTCCCACTCGCCATTTCCGATCCCTCCTTCTTTTAAGAGTCATTTATGAGAAGATAACCCAATTTGTAAGGTTTGTTCAGCCTTCTGCTTTCAATTGCTATCTTCTACCTTAATTCTACTACAAAGCTTCTCTTTAAGCAAGCTTTTTTTGCAATCTATGGCGGTTGGGACGGCACGAGTTGATTTTCAAGTTCTAAGATCTGAGAAAAAGGCGGGCCGTACCCAGTGCCCGCCTTTTTCTTAAATTGTTGCCAAGTTTACGCTCATTCTATTAATTATTTGCCGGTTTCGGACCTTCCAACCTGCACCATACGTTTGGACCACCTGGTCCTGTGCCGTTATCCCTGTGCATGTAGCGCTCATTTGTCATTGCGCTTACGTGACCGTCTATCCAAAGCACATTATTTAGACCATTGTGCCTACCCGGAGGAGCAACGCCATCCGTTCGGGTGGGGTACGGTGCAAAGAAGGTTCCCTTCTGAGCTGATCCCCACCATGTCTCGGCTATTCGGACAGTCTGCGCCGGATAGTGTACCTTTGAAAGCGGAACAACTACAGCGTTTTTCGGGTCGCTCATCCATCCGCCGCAGAAGGGGTTCATGCCGTATGAGCGTTCCGCAGACCAGGAGGCTACTTCATCTTCTTCTGCGCTGGGGCACTTGAATAATTTGCCCAATTTGCCTTCTGTATTCATTGTGTCGCCCAATATTTGCTTTAGATATGGGTTCAGCAGTGTGGGCCACATGCCCTGCCCCCATTGGAATGGCGCGCCATAAGGAACGAGGACGTCATCCCAGTCAGACTGGTACATTTCGGCGGCTACGCCGAGCTGCTTTAGGTTGTTGGCACAAGTTGTCTGCATTGCCCTCTCTCGAGCTTTCGCGAACACAGGGAATAGTATTGCCGCAAGAATGATAATAATGGCAATTACGACCAGCAACTCAATTAGGGTAAAACCCTTCTGTTTACCAACCATTTTTATTCCCTCCCATCTGTCCCCGTATTGTCTTGGGACTGTTGGAGAGCAGGGAACGGTTTGGGCTTAAACCATGCCCTGCTCCCTAAAAATTAATTATAATCTATCCCACAGCCTGTTGTCTGGGGCTTTTCCTTGTTCGCGGTTTCTTGGATCCTGGCTTCTATTGCCATACCAAAGACCTGCAGCAACAAGTTCTTGAGTGTCGCGCGTTGAAGTGTGCCCATCACACCAGGCGACATTGGTTTTGTTATTGTGCCTTGGTCTCACGTACTGATTCGCAGAAATTTGCGATCCCTTAGTATTAGTCGAGTCAGGGTTTGGTGGGACCGGGCTAACGTAGCCGTAGGGCGGAAAAGCCCATACCGTTGCATTCTCCACCAGCAGGATTGTCTCAGATGGGTTCACTATCCGTCCCAATCTGGCTGCTCCCCAGTCGAACTTGTAGCTTCCTGCATATGGGTTGGTTCTGGTATCCCCAAACTTATACGGCAAACCAAGGAACAGGAAATTATATCCGTAGCTAGCTTGGTCAGGCTGTCCTCTGCGAAGATAAACCTTCCAAACCTTACTTGCATCGGGGCATACAAAACAACCCCTCATTACGCCGTCTACTACCTCTCCCGATTTTACATAGGGATCAATCCGAGATACCCAGACCCGAGAAAGGAAAGCAGGATCTGCGCCTACTAAGGTATAATCCCCATTGTACCTATCCCTGGGTATCTCTGTGCAAGGGAAGCGTTCGTCGTAGTCCGATGTATACATCTGGAACGCTTTGGCAAGCTGATTCAAGTTGGACAAACACTGGCTTGATCGTGCCTTAGCCCTTGCAGATAAAAACACAGGGAAGAGAATCGCGGCCAAAATAGCAATGATTGCTATGACCACAAGCAACTCAATTAGGGTGAATCCTTTCTTTCGGTTTTTCATTTTCACCTCCTCCTCCTAAATCAGTTGATAATGCGGCGGGTGCTTAGAGCAAATGTTATACTCCTCACCACCCTTGGAGCGCGACTAGTGCAATTGCTAGTTTTTGCTCCTACTTCCTCTGACGATGTAACCACATCGCAGAGTTCCACAGGATGGTGACGGTCTCTTCAGGAGCAAGAGCATGCTAATGTATACGTTTTCATTAGCTCCAGCGCAATTTTCCCTTTGTCCTAGTCTACCAGATGTTTTTTCGTTTGTCAAGGAAATTTTTGCCCGATTAGAAACTACTTATAATCTCGCCGCAAGTTGCTCTACATACCAACCAAATTGTATATAATTAATGCACTTCCTACAATAGCCGCCGTTTCTGCTCGCAGAATTCTTGGGCCAAGCGACACCGTGGTCGCTCCGTGTTTCTTTGCGATATCAATTTCTTCGACTGTGAAGCTTCCCTCTGGACCTGTGAAAAAAGCAACTTCATTTACTTTTTCTATGTTTTGAACCGCGGCCCGTAAGGTTACTTCTTTTTCTTGCTCCCATGCAATAAATCTTTTGCCTTGGTTTTTTACCCGAATTATTGCATTCTCAAACGAAAATGGACCTTCCACGCTTGGCACGCGGGTTCTGCCTGATTGCTCGGCGGCTTCTCTGACGATTGCGCGCCACCGTTCAAGTTTTGTGTTCTGTTTGTCTTCGCTTATTCGGCGCACTGAGCGCTGAGCTTGCACAATCAGGAATTCTGATACGCCAATCTCTGTGCACTTTTGCAGTGCAATGTCCATTCTCTCGCCTTTGAGAAGGCTCAGGCCAAGCGTTAGACGGATGCTCGGTTCGGTATTCGGTATTCGGCTTTCAAGGATCTCGACCAAAACGCGGTCCTTTTCTATTTTCTGAATCCGTGCGATGAACTCCCTGCCGGAACCATCGAACAGGGCAATAAGGTCTCCAATTCTTAAACGTAGGACATTGCGTATCTGCCTGTGCTGGCTCCCACTTAGCCAAGCTTGGTTATCAAAAAACTGCTGAGTCGGTACATAGAACCGATGCATGTCCAGTCTCGAGAAGACCTATTTAGGCGCACGCGCTCGTTTGTTGCTTTATTTGGCTGGTGGTTTTACGGAAGATGCTTATTTGTGTAATCGTTTACACCACCTAGAGCACTTTTCGACACCTCCCGGGAAATATCCTTCATCCATTGGCAGGTTGAAAAAATTTTTTTCGTTCTTTTTCAGATTCTTCCCACCGGCCAGCGGTTGGTGTTTATTTTAGCTCTAAGTTAAGCAGCTTTCTCTATTTCTAGTACGTCGAGAATGGCAAGGACGTCAGCCATACTGAAAGGTTTTATTAGACAGGCAAACGCCCCTAATTTCATTGCTCTATCGACCAGCAAATCGCGGGGGTAAGCGGTAATGATTACGACTGGTGTAGTAGGGTGAGTTTCTCTGATTCGCTCGAGGGTTTGCGCGCCATCCATGGCAGGCATTCTCAAGTCTAGGAAGATTACGTCAATTTGTTTCCTTTTGAGGAGTTCCAGGGCTGTTTCAGCATTCTGGGCTCCAAAAGTCTGATACTCATTGCGTTCGAGAGCCTCTGTGAGCAGGCTTAATACCTGAGGTTCGTCGTCAACAATGAGAATGCTCGGTTTTGCCATGCGCGTTTCCCCTTATCTGAGGTGTGATGTCTGAGGTATATAGCCTCAGCTTAACACTGCACCCACATCGGT
This is a stretch of genomic DNA from Armatimonadota bacterium. It encodes these proteins:
- a CDS encoding DUF1559 domain-containing protein; translated protein: MASGKKGFTLIELLVVIAIIIILAAILFPVFAKARERAMQTTCANNLKQLGVAAEMYQSDWDDVLVPWGAPFDWAGAHWPQLLDPYLKQIEGGRMTGTNLGKIYRCPSFEADEVASWSAERSYGMNVYCGGWYKPDGSDARVVPLSKVRYPAQTVRIAETCWPGGQKGTFFAATPNPPLNYIAPPGRHNGLNNVLWIDGHVSAMTNERYLFKDNNVDELGYVGNVWCRMSGPKPANN
- a CDS encoding DUF1559 domain-containing protein — translated: MVGKQKGFTLIELLVVIAIIIILAAILFPVFAKARERAMQTTCANNLKQLGVAAEMYQSDWDDVLVPYGAPFQWGQGMWPTLLNPYLKQILGDTMNTEGKLGKLFKCPSAEEDEVASWSAERSYGMNPFCGGWMSDPKNAVVVPLSKVHYPAQTVRIAETWWGSAQKGTFFAPYPTRTDGVAPPGRHNGLNNVLWIDGHVSAMTNERYMHRDNGTGPGGPNVWCRLEGPKPANN
- a CDS encoding prepilin-type N-terminal cleavage/methylation domain-containing protein; translated protein: MKNRKKGFTLIELLVVIAIIAILAAILFPVFLSARAKARSSQCLSNLNQLAKAFQMYTSDYDERFPCTEIPRDRYNGDYTLVGADPAFLSRVWVSRIDPYVKSGEVVDGVMRGCFVCPDASKVWKVYLRRGQPDQASYGYNFLFLGLPYKFGDTRTNPYAGSYKFDWGAARLGRIVNPSETILLVENATVWAFPPYGYVSPVPPNPDSTNTKGSQISANQYVRPRHNNKTNVAWCDGHTSTRDTQELVAAGLWYGNRSQDPRNREQGKAPDNRLWDRL
- a CDS encoding 16S rRNA (uracil(1498)-N(3))-methyltransferase — protein: MHRFYVPTQQFFDNQAWLSGSQHRQIRNVLRLRIGDLIALFDGSGREFIARIQKIEKDRVLVEILESRIPNTEPSIRLTLGLSLLKGERMDIALQKCTEIGVSEFLIVQAQRSVRRISEDKQNTKLERWRAIVREAAEQSGRTRVPSVEGPFSFENAIIRVKNQGKRFIAWEQEKEVTLRAAVQNIEKVNEVAFFTGPEGSFTVEEIDIAKKHGATTVSLGPRILRAETAAIVGSALIIYNLVGM
- a CDS encoding response regulator, with translation MAKPSILIVDDEPQVLSLLTEALERNEYQTFGAQNAETALELLKRKQIDVIFLDLRMPAMDGAQTLERIRETHPTTPVVIITAYPRDLLVDRAMKLGAFACLIKPFSMADVLAILDVLEIEKAA